A single window of Modestobacter italicus DNA harbors:
- a CDS encoding Clp protease N-terminal domain-containing protein: MFERFTDEARRAVVLAQEEARELRAERVDPVHLLLALTRDPSRGGTALRAAGVDHDRLAPVAAAVGDPLDPAALAALGVDLAQVRASAEAVFGAGALDRGRRPTGGHLPFADGSKRALQESLRAALRRKERRLDSGHVLLGVLAVGDPTVTRVLAQLGTDAGSLQERAGGEPEVA; encoded by the coding sequence GTGTTCGAGCGCTTCACCGACGAGGCACGCCGCGCCGTCGTCCTCGCCCAGGAGGAGGCCCGGGAGCTCCGGGCCGAGCGGGTCGACCCGGTCCACCTGCTGCTGGCGCTGACCCGCGACCCCAGCCGGGGCGGGACGGCGCTGCGGGCGGCCGGGGTCGACCACGACCGGCTCGCGCCCGTGGCGGCCGCGGTCGGCGACCCGCTGGACCCCGCCGCCCTCGCCGCCCTCGGGGTCGACCTGGCCCAGGTGCGCGCCTCGGCCGAGGCGGTCTTCGGCGCCGGCGCCCTCGACCGGGGCCGCCGGCCGACCGGCGGGCACCTCCCCTTCGCCGACGGCAGCAAGCGGGCGCTGCAGGAGTCGCTGCGGGCGGCCCTGCGGCGCAAGGAGCGCCGACTGGACAGCGGGCACGTGCTGCTCGGCGTCCTGGCGGTGGGCGACCCGACGGTCACCCGGGTCCTCGCCCAACTGGGCACCGACGCCGGCTCGCTGCAGGAACGGGCCGGCGGGGAGCCCGAGGTGGCCTAG
- a CDS encoding helix-turn-helix domain-containing protein — protein MASPTDVTTAAAADDPDTGLRAIRALRDLADRLEVLQVSNARGRGWSWQQIADALGVSKQAVHKKHATSRRDR, from the coding sequence ATGGCATCCCCCACCGACGTCACCACCGCCGCCGCGGCCGACGACCCGGACACCGGGCTGCGCGCCATCCGGGCGCTGCGCGACCTGGCCGACCGGCTCGAGGTGCTCCAGGTGTCCAACGCCCGGGGCCGCGGCTGGTCCTGGCAGCAGATCGCCGACGCGCTCGGCGTGAGCAAGCAGGCCGTCCACAAGAAGCACGCCACCTCGAGAAGGGACCGCTGA
- the ndk gene encoding nucleoside-diphosphate kinase encodes MSAPTAERSLVLVKPDGVARGLVGQVVARLEAKGLRLVAAELRTLTVEVAEEHYGEHRERPFFGSLVEFITSGPLLALVVEGPRAIEAFRALAGATDPVKAAPGTIRGDFALEVQNNIVHGSDSPESAAREIALFFPGLG; translated from the coding sequence GTGTCTGCACCCACCGCTGAACGCTCCCTCGTCCTGGTCAAGCCCGACGGCGTCGCCCGCGGCCTCGTCGGCCAGGTCGTCGCCCGGCTCGAGGCCAAGGGCCTCCGCCTGGTCGCCGCCGAGCTGCGCACCCTGACCGTCGAGGTCGCCGAGGAGCACTACGGCGAGCACCGCGAGCGCCCGTTCTTCGGCTCGCTGGTCGAGTTCATCACCAGCGGCCCGCTGCTCGCCCTGGTCGTCGAGGGCCCGCGCGCCATCGAGGCGTTCCGCGCGCTGGCCGGCGCCACCGACCCGGTGAAGGCCGCCCCCGGCACCATCCGCGGCGACTTCGCCCTCGAGGTGCAGAACAACATCGTGCACGGCTCGGACTCGCCCGAGTCCGCCGCCCGCGAGATCGCGCTCTTCTTCCCCGGCCTCGGCTAG
- a CDS encoding DUF4233 domain-containing protein produces MTAPDPVRAGRALGGAAAAILLLEGIAVLFVPRGIAQSGDGLTGFRLTVLIVLAVLLILASGVQRRPQGLVVGTVLQVPLLLTGFLGSAMWLVGGVFVLIWAYLLQVRKDLLGSPFGPPPAPPAG; encoded by the coding sequence GTGACGGCACCGGACCCGGTCCGGGCCGGGCGGGCGCTGGGCGGCGCGGCGGCGGCGATCCTGCTGCTGGAGGGGATCGCCGTGCTGTTCGTGCCGCGCGGCATCGCGCAGAGCGGCGACGGGCTGACCGGCTTCCGGCTGACCGTGCTCATCGTGCTGGCCGTGCTGCTCATCCTGGCCAGCGGTGTGCAGCGCCGCCCGCAGGGGCTGGTGGTCGGCACCGTGCTGCAGGTGCCGCTGCTGCTCACCGGCTTCCTCGGCTCGGCGATGTGGCTGGTCGGCGGGGTCTTCGTGCTGATCTGGGCCTACCTGCTGCAGGTCCGTAAGGACCTGCTGGGCAGCCCGTTCGGCCCGCCGCCGGCGCCGCCCGCCGGCTGA